The genomic DNA ACGCTGGAGGCCCACAGAAATCCTTGCTAGTTACAATTGGGACTACTGCGCTCAATGTGGGGTGCAACTTAAACGGAACCCCAGACATTCCATAAATAAACTCGACACCGTTGATTTAACGAGACTGCAACTACAATTTTCACGGAATATGCGTTGGGCAAATCGCAGCCTCATAATCACAATTCCAGCCTTTTTTTTCGGATCTTTTCTTCTTCTTAGAAAGACTGGATTGGAATCAAATATTGCATTGATTTGTGAGGCGATTTTGCTTGGAGTTGTGGTGGTCCCAATTCTTTACTTTCGTAGATGTATTTTTTGTAAAGCCGGAATTCGTGGGAAATCTTCTTATTGTTTTAGGTGTGGAACTTCGCTCGGACGCATCAGTAATTAATCCCTGGTCACTCGTGACGTATTTATTGATTTTCCTTCTCTCCTTCGTGGGCCCCTTTTTTTGGCCGCTCAACAATGAAGTCGTGCTCGTCGCCGCCCTAGCGACCGGAAAGGTCGATCCTTTTCTGACGGCAGCCCTCATCAGCGTCGGCTCCACGGCCGCGTTCATGGTGTGGTACGCCCTGGGGCGTTTCGCTCGGAGTATCCACCCCAAATGGCGCCGACAAATGGACCGAATCCCTCTTCAGAAATTCGAACGATACACCTCGATCGTTCTCTTTGTTTCCGGCGCAATTGCGTTCCCCCCCGTTACGGCGGTGGCCCTGCTTTCCGGGTCCCTCCGCCTCTCTCCCTTGAAATTCTTCGTTTTCGAACTCATGGGCCGCGCCACCCGCTTTTTCGTTCTCACCCGTATAATGGACCTGATGATCCCCTATTTCCAGAGCCATCACTACCACGAGTCACTCCTGCGTTGGCTTACAGATTGACGTCTTCTTCCTGATCCAGTTTTTTGCGCATTTTGTCGAGCAACTTCGCGAACGAAGACTTTCCGATCACGGAATTAAACTGGCTTCGGTAGTTCTTGATCAGATCGACGTCGTCCAGGATGATGTTGAAGATCATCCAGTTTTTCGGATTTCGGTGAAGCTCGTAAACGATTTCGATGTCGGCATCTCGGCGCGCCACTTTGGACCGTACTTTCGCCCGATTCCCTTTTATTTCCTCGGAGCCGTACGTGATCTGGTAATCGCCGATCAGATCGCGCGTCCTCCGCAGATAGGAATCTTCCACGAGGGCGATAAACAGTTCGGAAAACTCTTTCCGCTGCGCTTCGGTAATCCTCATCCAGTGATGTCCCAAGCTCATTCTGGCGAGGGACTGAAAATCAAAAAATTGGCGGACTTTCTCGGCGATCTTCTGTTCTTTC from Bdellovibrionota bacterium includes the following:
- a CDS encoding ABC transporter substrate-binding protein, which codes for MNLPAKWILAFSFTVTVLSGGFAAQPPVPSSPAAVPAPAQPKSAPASAPVSTPVSTIDTSVDSPTAVIQKYTDELKSLVDLSVPKEQRKLDGKKEQKIAEKVRQFFDFQSLARMSLGHHWMRITEAQRKEFSELFIALVEDSYLRRTRDLIGDYQITYGSEEIKGNRAKVRSKVARRDADIEIVYELHRNPKNWMIFNIILDDVDLIKNYRSQFNSVIGKSSFAKLLDKMRKKLDQEEDVNL
- a CDS encoding VTT domain-containing protein codes for the protein MGNLLIVLGVELRSDASVINPWSLVTYLLIFLLSFVGPFFWPLNNEVVLVAALATGKVDPFLTAALISVGSTAAFMVWYALGRFARSIHPKWRRQMDRIPLQKFERYTSIVLFVSGAIAFPPVTAVALLSGSLRLSPLKFFVFELMGRATRFFVLTRIMDLMIPYFQSHHYHESLLRWLTD